AATAGCTGGACATTATTTCGAATTTCTCTGATTTCATCAACACCATTATTTGAAGCTGCATCAATTTCAAAAACATCGACTGCGCCCCCACGATTAATTTCATTACAACTTGGACAAGTATTGCAAGGATTACCATTATCTAAATTAGTACAATTAATTGCTTTGGCAAATATTTTTGCAATCGAAGTTTTCCCTGTACCACGTGGACCAGAAAATAAATAAGCATGTGAAAAAGTATTATTAATAATTGCATTCTTCAAAGCTTTTCTAATTTCAACTTGACCAACAATTTTGTCAAAAGTATTTGGTCGATATTTACGATATAACGAAATATAATCCATTTCTTTACCCCCCATAATTTATTATTAACAATTTTATTTTACTCCTTTAATTGAAAATATTCTATCTTAATTGTTCAAAGAATTTTTTCATTAAATCTTGGAACATTATATTCTCATCATGTTTTCGAACATGGTGAACTTTCATTTTTGATAAGTCAAAAGTATGATTTGATTTCACAAAACCAAATTTTTCATTTGATAAATAGTAATTAATAACTTTAATTCCTGAATTAATTATTGCTCCCAAACACATCATACATGGTTCAACAGTGACTCAAATTGAACAATCACTAATTTTATTTGTTCTTTTTTTGCGACAAGCCTTATTTAAAGCATAAATCTCAGCATGTGTTGTAACTGAGTTCTTTGTTGTTTTGTTATAACCGATTGCAATAATTTTACCTGTTTGATCAACAACTAATGCAGAAATTGGAACATGTTTCTTCTTATATGCTCGTTGTGATAATTTATATAATTTATTAAAAATTAGTTCGCTTTTCTTCATAAACTCACCCTTATCATAAAAAATGTCATTACACATAGTCCTTAGTCTTATGGCTGCTACCTTCCGGTCCTGACCAGTTTCAAATGTAACTATTGTAATGACATAAATAATTATAACATATATTTTTTACTTAACTATGTTTTTATTAAAATAGTCAAATGTTTCACGTGAAACATTTATATAGTTGGAAGTGTTACCACCTTAAAATGTTTCACGTGAAACATTTTAAGAAATAACTGTTTGTCCCTGCAAATAACTTTGTATTTTATTAGGAATATTAATAGTTCCATCTTCATTTTGATAATTTTCTAAAATTGCTGCAATTAAGCGGTCAACTGCTAATCCAGAACCATTTAAAGTATGAACAAAATTTATTTCATTGTTCTCATCACGATAACGCATTTTCATTCTTCGTGCTTGAAAATCCAAACAATTTGAGCATGATGAAATTTCACGATACTTATTTTGCCCAGGCATTCATACTTCAATATCATATGTTTTTGCCGAAGAAAATCCCATGTCACCTGAACATAATAAAATTACACGGTATGGAATTTCTAATAATTGTAAAATGTTTTCTGCATCTAAAACCATTTTTTCTAATTCAGCAAACGAATTTTCTGCTTTAGTAAATTTAACCATTTCAACTTTTCTAAATTGATGCAAACGAATAATTCCTTTAGTATCACGTCCTGCTGAACCAGCTTCTTGACGAAAACATGGGGTATAAGCTGTATGATAAATAGGCAAATCTTTTCCTGTTAAAATTTCTTCACGATATAAATTAGTTAAAGGTACTTCCGCGGTTGGAATTAAATACAAATTATCTTTTTCAATATAATATGTATCTTCCTTAAACTTTGGTAAATTTCCTGTCCCATACATAATTTGTGGTTGCACTAAAACTGGTGGTTCAATTTCAACATACCCACGTTTTGTGTGCTCATCTAACATAAAATTCATTAAAGCTCGTTCTAATTTAGCTCCCATTCCCTTGTAAACAACAAAACGTGATCCTGATAATTTTGTTCCTCTTTCAAAATCAATAATATCTAATTTTGAAGCTACTTCTCAATGTTCTTTTACTTTTGGATTTGTCGTAGCTGTCCCTCATTTTCGAACCTCAAGATTATCATTTTCATCTTGGCCCGTTGGAACTGAATCATCCGGGATATTCGGTGTAACTTCTAAAATTGTTTTAATCTTTTCTTCAACTTGATTTAATTGTTCATCAATTACTTCCATTTCTTTTTTCATTGTAACAATTAATTCCTTAATTTTTACTGCCTCATGATCTTTTTTTTCCGCAACTAATGTTCCAACTTTTTTTGACTCAAGATTTCGCTGCTCTTTTAATTTCTCTGATTTAACAATTAGTTCTCGACGTTGCTCAGATAATTTTTTAACATCTTGTAAATATGAGAAATCATCTTGGCGTCGACTTAATTTTTTTATTACTTCATCAAGGTTTTCAACAACTTTTTTTTGATCTAACATTTTTGGGTTCTCCTTACTCACTATTATTTTTCTTTTTTAAAATTTCAATAACTTCTAATTTATCATCTTCATCTAATCGCATAATTTTAACACCTGATGTTGTTCGACCAAATAATGGAATTTGTTCTAGTGAAACACGAATAATATTTCCACTCGTTGTTCCTACCAAAAGATCCTCATCACCAACAACTGTTTGAACAAATTTTAAGTATCCTGTTTTATCTGTTAAGTTCATAGACTTAACACCTTTTGTATTTCTTCCTGTCAACCGATAGTTTTCAATTGGCGTTTTTTTTGCATAACCATTTTCTGTCACAGATAACACATATTTTGCGGATCGACCAGAACTTACCCCAATTGTCACCCCTGTTTCAGCATTAGAAATTCCTTTAACTCCAACAGATTGCCGGCTCATTGCCCTAATTTCTTCTTCATTAAAGCGAATTACTTTCCCAATGTTATTTCCGATAATAACATCATCAGTTCCTTTTGTAATAATAACACTTACTAATTCATCTTTTTCTTTTAATTCAATTGCAACTTTTCCTGTTTGACGAATTTGGTTAAATTCACTTAACTTTGTCTTCTTAATTAACCCTTTTTTTGTCACAAAGAATAAATTATCTTGATCAGAAATTGTTTCATCTAATGCCAAAATTGTTTGAATGTTTTCCGTTTTATCAATTGCAATTAAATTAATAATTGGTAATCCACGAGCATGTCGTGAGTAAGTTTCAATTTGATAAGCACGTAGTTTATAAACCTTCCCAAAATTTGAAAAAATTAATAAAGAATCAATACTATTAGCACTAACGATTTTCTTCAAACTATCTTCCATATTTGCTAAACCAGTGATCCCTTTCCCACCACGATTTTGTAATTTAAAAGTATCATCAGCAACACGTTTAACATATCCATCTTGAGTCAACATAATTAAAATATCCTCTCGACGAATTAATTCTTCAGGATCAATTTCTGTTAGTTCTTCTTTAATAATTTGACTACGACGCTCATCTCCATATTTCTTCTTAATTTCAATTAACTCATTAATCATAATTTCAATTTGTTTCTCACTATTATTAATAATTTCTTCTAACGCAATAATTGCAAGTTTAATTTCACTAATTTCATTATTAATTTTTTCAATTTCCAATCCCGTTAAGCGTTGTAAACGCATTTCTAAAATTGCCCGTGCTTGCTCAGTAACTAACTTAAATTTTTCCATTAAAGCTTCTAATGCAATTTGCGTTGTTTGTGATTTCTTAATAATCGCAATTACTTCATCAATGTGATCAAGCGCAATTTTTAGTCCTTCTAAAATAACTAAGCGATTCTGATTTTTTCGTAATTCAAACTGACTACGCTTAACAATAATATCAATTTGGTGTTCAATAAAATATTTTAAAATTTGTTTTAAACCCATTACTTTTGGTTGATTTTTATACAAAGCTAAAATATTTAACGAAAAATTAGTTTGTAATGGCGTTAATTTATATAATTTATTTAAAATAACATTTTCTTGAGCATCACGTTTTAATTCTAAAACAACACGGACCCCTTCCATATTTGATTCATCACGAAGATCTGAAATTCCATTAATAATCTTATCACGCACTAATTCAGCAATTCGTTCTAACAATTTTGCTTTATTAACTTGGTATGGAATTTCAGAAACAATAATACGACGCTTATTGTTATTTTCTTCAATATCAATTTTTGAACGAATTGTAATTGTCCCATTTCCTGTTTCATATGCTTTGATTAAACTATTTCCAGCCGTAATTAAAGCCCCTGTTGGAAAATCTGGTCCTTTAATAATTTTCATTAATTCAACAGTTGTAATCTCAGCATTTTTTGTTAATGCAATAACACCATCAATTATTTCATTTAAATTATGCGGTGGAATATTAGTTGCCATTCCAACAGCAATTCCACTTGCCCCATTAACTAGTAAATTGGGGAAATAACCTGGTAAAAAAGTTGGCTCTTGTTCACTACCATCATAATTATCAATAAAAATAGTTGTTTCTTTTTCAATATCCTTAATTAATTCACCAGCAATCTTACTCATTCTTGCTTCAGTATACCGCATTG
This genomic window from Spiroplasma sp. SV19 contains:
- a CDS encoding deaminase, with the protein product MKKSELIFNKLYKLSQRAYKKKHVPISALVVDQTGKIIAIGYNKTTKNSVTTHAEIYALNKACRKKRTNKISDCSIWVTVEPCMMCLGAIINSGIKVINYYLSNEKFGFVKSNHTFDLSKMKVHHVRKHDENIMFQDLMKKFFEQLR
- the serS gene encoding serine--tRNA ligase, translating into MLDQKKVVENLDEVIKKLSRRQDDFSYLQDVKKLSEQRRELIVKSEKLKEQRNLESKKVGTLVAEKKDHEAVKIKELIVTMKKEMEVIDEQLNQVEEKIKTILEVTPNIPDDSVPTGQDENDNLEVRKWGTATTNPKVKEHWEVASKLDIIDFERGTKLSGSRFVVYKGMGAKLERALMNFMLDEHTKRGYVEIEPPVLVQPQIMYGTGNLPKFKEDTYYIEKDNLYLIPTAEVPLTNLYREEILTGKDLPIYHTAYTPCFRQEAGSAGRDTKGIIRLHQFRKVEMVKFTKAENSFAELEKMVLDAENILQLLEIPYRVILLCSGDMGFSSAKTYDIEVWMPGQNKYREISSCSNCLDFQARRMKMRYRDENNEINFVHTLNGSGLAVDRLIAAILENYQNEDGTINIPNKIQSYLQGQTVIS
- the gyrA gene encoding DNA gyrase subunit A translates to MRKLNPDNDTYDYDGKIRDIDIADEMKSGFLDYAMSVIVSRAIPDVRDGLKPVHRRIIYAMWDLNMTYDKQHKKSARIVGEVIGKYHPHGDTAVYEAMVRMAQDFSYRYPLIDGHGNFGSMDGDAPAAMRYTEARMSKIAGELIKDIEKETTIFIDNYDGSEQEPTFLPGYFPNLLVNGASGIAVGMATNIPPHNLNEIIDGVIALTKNAEITTVELMKIIKGPDFPTGALITAGNSLIKAYETGNGTITIRSKIDIEENNNKRRIIVSEIPYQVNKAKLLERIAELVRDKIINGISDLRDESNMEGVRVVLELKRDAQENVILNKLYKLTPLQTNFSLNILALYKNQPKVMGLKQILKYFIEHQIDIIVKRSQFELRKNQNRLVILEGLKIALDHIDEVIAIIKKSQTTQIALEALMEKFKLVTEQARAILEMRLQRLTGLEIEKINNEISEIKLAIIALEEIINNSEKQIEIMINELIEIKKKYGDERRSQIIKEELTEIDPEELIRREDILIMLTQDGYVKRVADDTFKLQNRGGKGITGLANMEDSLKKIVSANSIDSLLIFSNFGKVYKLRAYQIETYSRHARGLPIINLIAIDKTENIQTILALDETISDQDNLFFVTKKGLIKKTKLSEFNQIRQTGKVAIELKEKDELVSVIITKGTDDVIIGNNIGKVIRFNEEEIRAMSRQSVGVKGISNAETGVTIGVSSGRSAKYVLSVTENGYAKKTPIENYRLTGRNTKGVKSMNLTDKTGYLKFVQTVVGDEDLLVGTTSGNIIRVSLEQIPLFGRTTSGVKIMRLDEDDKLEVIEILKKKNNSE